Within the Candidatus Zixiibacteriota bacterium genome, the region CAATTCCGCCAGATACACAATAGCCAGTTCTTCTCTTCCTGTCTGCGTGATTATTTTCATTTGACTGAATCCCCGATCATCCTGTCAATCCGCATTGCCGCCTTAACACCCTCGCCAACGGCTATCGCCGTCTGCCTGAAACGGTCGTTGACGACATCACCGATGAGGTACAGACAGCCGGATTTTTTGAGTTCGTCCATCCTCGCGATTACATCTTCCGACAAAAAGTCAAGGTGCGGCTTGCGGCCGATGGCAAGGATAAGATAATCGGCTGTGAAGTCAAATGAATTTCCATCTGACTCGCAATCCAGTACAAGTTTGTCGTTGGAGACGCGGATTGGATATTTGACGCTGACGTTATCCTTGTATGTTATCAGACCTTCAGCCTGGACTCGTTCCTTTAGGAGCGGTAGGCATCTAGCCACACTTGTCCGGTTGAAGATTGTTACCTCGTTGTGTTTGCTGAGCGTGAGGGCGTAGTCAAAGGCGGCATCGCCTCCGCCGATGATAGCTATGGTCTTGTTTGTTTTATGAATTAAGGGATGCACCTCGTAGAGTATTCTGTCTCTGGCCGAACCGGTCGGGTCTAAATCGTCGAGAGTGTTCGCTTTGGTTCCGGAGGCTATTACGGCCACACGTGCGGATACGCAACCGTCGTTCGTGGCGACAGTAAAACAACCGTTGTCGATTGAGAGCGAGGTAACCTTCTGTTTTACTACTTCAACATCCCAGCGCTTCAGTTGCCGCGTAAACAAGCTGGCAAGTTCTTCGCCGGATATGCCGTCGGGGAAGCCCGGGTAGTTCTCAACCCACCCCGCGTTTCGCAAAAGGCCGCCGGGTTCGTCCATCTCAAAGACGAGAGGATTGTGGCCCTGTCTTCGAAGCTGGACGGCCGCGGCGATTCCGGCCGGGCCGGCGCCGATTATGACTATTTCTCTACTCCGCGCAGCCATCTTCAATTGCCTTTATCAATTCGTCGATGAGTACTAATTTGGCGAAGCCGTGAGAGAGGTTCATCAGGGAAGCCCGATGGAATTCCTCGTTGTAGGTCGCTGTGCCATCGACCGCGAAAAACACTTCGAACCCGCGCATAAACGCTGAGCGCGCCGTCGTTTCACAGCAGAGATGTGTCATGACGCCGGTGATGACAACCTGGGTGATATTTTTTTCTCTGAGCAAACTTTCCAAATTTGTCTGATAGAAGGCGTCGTACTGGGATTTTTCAATAACAGTTTTTCCGGCTTGGAGGAATCTTTCATCGATCTCGCTCAGTTTGTTTTCGCGGGTAATCAAATCTCTCCACCACTTGCTCATCATACCGGCGCTTTCGGGTGTGTTAATATGTCTGGTCAGTATGATGTTCAGGTTGTGTTTTACGTAAATCTCTATGAACCGAAGCAGACCGGGAATTATCGCAGGGGCGCTTGGGATGAAGGCGTGGGAGTTTTCATCCAGAAAGTACCGCTGCATGTCCAGAACCAGCAGGACGGATCGGGCGGGAACGTAATTCGACTTCCTATCGCCGTCTACTCTTACGCGATCTCGAAGCACTCGAGCCACTCTATTAACATTTGATAGCGTAAAGTAGTTTTCTTTCATTTGACTGTCTCAGTAGTATCGATTCGAAGAGCCTTCAAGGTGCGGCACACAGTCCATGAATAAAAGGCCGGCGCGGAAAAAACGCCAGCCTTTTTTCATGATATCGAAATTCGGACTCAGTGCGACATCAGGTATTCGTGCATGGATCGGGCGGCTTTGCGCCCGGCGCCCATCGCCAGAATAACCGTAGCCGCGCCGGTGACAACATCACCGGCCGCCCAGATTTTCTCGCGCGAAGTCTGCCCGGTTTCTTCATCGGCGACGATATTGCCCTTCTTGCCAATCTCCAGGCCGGGTGTGGTCTGGGCGATAAGCGGGTTGGGGCTGTTGCCAATTGCGCAAACGATGGCGTCGACCTCGATTATCTCGATAGCGCCTTCGATAGGTACCGGCCGACGGCGCCCGGAGGCGTCCGGCTCACCGAGCTGCATCCTCTGGACTTCCATCTGCTTGACCCATCCGTTTTCATCGCCGATGT harbors:
- a CDS encoding isochorismatase family protein gives rise to the protein MKENYFTLSNVNRVARVLRDRVRVDGDRKSNYVPARSVLLVLDMQRYFLDENSHAFIPSAPAIIPGLLRFIEIYVKHNLNIILTRHINTPESAGMMSKWWRDLITRENKLSEIDERFLQAGKTVIEKSQYDAFYQTNLESLLREKNITQVVITGVMTHLCCETTARSAFMRGFEVFFAVDGTATYNEEFHRASLMNLSHGFAKLVLIDELIKAIEDGCAE
- a CDS encoding NAD(P)/FAD-dependent oxidoreductase, producing MAARSREIVIIGAGPAGIAAAVQLRRQGHNPLVFEMDEPGGLLRNAGWVENYPGFPDGISGEELASLFTRQLKRWDVEVVKQKVTSLSIDNGCFTVATNDGCVSARVAVIASGTKANTLDDLDPTGSARDRILYEVHPLIHKTNKTIAIIGGGDAAFDYALTLSKHNEVTIFNRTSVARCLPLLKERVQAEGLITYKDNVSVKYPIRVSNDKLVLDCESDGNSFDFTADYLILAIGRKPHLDFLSEDVIARMDELKKSGCLYLIGDVVNDRFRQTAIAVGEGVKAAMRIDRMIGDSVK